One genomic window of Bacillota bacterium includes the following:
- a CDS encoding sugar ABC transporter permease, translating to MKETAITKDNRTTLMANKNSLFRRIWNYKALFLMLLPGLCFILLFNYGPMYGLQIAFKDYNIGEGIWGSSWVGLKHFKMFFSNASALRVLKNTLLISIYRLLWGFPAPIILALLINEVGNKAFKRVAQTISYLPHFISWVIAAGIVINVLSPSTGIINHFLKAIGIQPIYFMTDTRWFRTILVASGIWKEVGWGSVVYLAAISSIEIEQYDAAIVDGATRIQRMRYITIPSMLPLISIILILSMGGILNAGFDQIFNMYNPMVFEVSDIIDTYVYRIGLVQMNYSFSTAVGFFKSTVGLTLILIVQFITKQLGNSEYGLW from the coding sequence ATGAAAGAAACAGCAATAACAAAAGATAATCGAACTACTTTGATGGCAAATAAAAATTCACTATTCAGAAGAATTTGGAATTATAAAGCGTTGTTTTTAATGTTGTTGCCTGGCCTGTGTTTTATCTTGTTATTTAATTATGGCCCCATGTATGGCTTGCAGATTGCCTTTAAGGATTATAACATCGGCGAAGGAATTTGGGGAAGTTCTTGGGTGGGACTGAAACACTTTAAAATGTTCTTTAGCAATGCCAGTGCGCTCAGAGTTTTAAAAAACACATTGCTAATTAGCATATATAGGTTATTATGGGGTTTCCCAGCCCCTATAATTCTTGCTCTACTTATTAATGAAGTAGGAAATAAAGCTTTTAAGAGGGTTGCCCAAACCATTAGTTACCTTCCTCATTTTATCTCCTGGGTTATTGCAGCGGGAATTGTTATTAATGTGCTTTCACCCAGTACCGGAATTATCAATCATTTTCTCAAAGCCATAGGAATACAGCCAATATATTTTATGACGGATACCAGGTGGTTCCGGACAATTTTAGTGGCTTCAGGAATATGGAAGGAAGTTGGCTGGGGATCGGTGGTGTATTTAGCTGCTATATCGAGCATTGAAATAGAACAATACGATGCTGCTATAGTAGATGGTGCTACAAGAATACAGCGAATGCGCTATATTACAATACCTTCAATGCTTCCGCTTATCTCCATCATTCTTATATTATCGATGGGTGGAATTTTGAATGCTGGTTTTGATCAAATTTTCAATATGTATAATCCCATGGTATTTGAAGTATCCGATATCATTGATACCTATGTATACCGGATTGGACTGGTGCAGATGAATTATAGCTTTTCCACGGCAGTAGGATTTTTCAAATCAACGGTAGGGCTTACTTTAATACTCATTGTCCAGTTTATCACCAAGCAGCTGGGTAATTCCGAATATGGTCTATGGTAA
- a CDS encoding carbohydrate ABC transporter permease, with product MNRHDSKSDRIVVFIDYILLIILILITLYPFWDLVVLSISPRNEALSSGLRLFTLNPDFQAYKQVFESPEVWRSFYNSIIRVIAGTSISVFFTALTAYPLSKKDLPLNKIITGLILFTMMFSGGLIPGYLLMKSLGILDTLWVLILPGAVGAYNIIIMRNFLRTLPDSLEESAKIDGAKDFTIWWQIVLPLSTPVLATVTLWVAVGHWNAYFDALIYITDRSKYVLPVLLRRILLENQIEMYLPGQADTSGVIVKPTEETVKAATIVISAIPIIMVYPFLQKHFTKGIVLGAVKG from the coding sequence ATGAATAGACATGATAGTAAAAGTGATCGAATTGTAGTTTTTATTGATTATATATTGCTTATTATTTTAATTCTTATCACCCTATACCCGTTTTGGGATTTAGTAGTATTATCTATCAGTCCGCGCAATGAAGCTCTTAGTTCCGGATTGCGCCTGTTTACTTTAAATCCTGATTTTCAAGCATATAAGCAGGTGTTTGAATCACCGGAAGTATGGCGCAGTTTCTATAACAGTATAATACGGGTAATAGCAGGAACTAGCATCAGTGTATTCTTTACAGCGCTGACAGCCTATCCTTTATCCAAAAAGGATCTACCTCTTAATAAGATAATTACCGGGCTTATCCTTTTCACTATGATGTTCAGTGGCGGGCTTATTCCAGGGTATTTATTAATGAAATCTCTTGGCATTTTGGATACCCTATGGGTTTTGATATTGCCGGGAGCAGTAGGAGCTTATAATATTATAATTATGCGAAATTTCTTGCGCACCCTCCCGGATAGTCTGGAAGAGTCTGCAAAGATTGACGGAGCCAAGGATTTTACTATTTGGTGGCAAATCGTTCTTCCTTTATCTACTCCGGTGCTGGCTACTGTAACTCTGTGGGTGGCGGTAGGGCATTGGAATGCCTACTTTGATGCATTGATTTATATTACTGATCGTTCCAAATATGTGCTGCCTGTGCTGCTGAGACGGATATTGCTGGAAAACCAGATAGAAATGTATCTTCCGGGACAGGCAGATACCAGCGGGGTAATTGTTAAACCTACAGAAGAGACGGTTAAAGCCGCCACCATTGTTATTAGTGCCATCCCCATTATAATGGTGTATCCATTTCTTCAAAAGCATTTTACCAAAGGAATAGTATTGGGTGCGGTAAAGGGTTAG